The DNA window aaggaataaaaaattgtatgttttGGCAAATTGGTTTATTcctttcttaaatataatttataagttacatatatgtataaaaaatgtttttaaatatttgtagcaTGTTATGAACGAATACCATTATGATGTATGAAGAGCAGGAGATTATCATTTAATGCTAAAATTTactgaattttttattaaaaacaaaattaagctttcattttataaactttggtattattattaaatttgtatgtatatttttcagtTATAAGGGGTTTTATTGTAGTCTGGTCTTTTTTgccttttaaaataacatttggtAGCATTATTATACAAGTACTAGGTTGTATGATAATGCTAGGGGAAATTCTCAAGTTTACATAAAATCTCATGATAAATGTCACATGTcttttgaaaagaaattatcaaattaaagtGAAGAGTAATCAATGGCCTGCATTACAGATGACAATGTTATCCATAAAGTCTTATTGACACATTACTATGTGTAAGTCGTAAACACTGTTTCCCTAGTCAACCTAAGTCTAAACACTCGATGTCACCACCGAACTTGACAGTGAATCGTCAAGTTTTTGCCTTTTATTGTCCTGTTGGTTTTCATTGCACGGCTCGCAGTCCGCGGTGCGCTTCTTGGGGCACTCCGTGTTGCTGGTGTGTTGGCCCACATCCGCAATCAGACCGTCTTTGAACCTCACTATGATAGCAGTCATATTGTCACAACCGGTGCCGTCACCCATTGTTGTCGGCGCTAGGCAGTGGTCAAACATCTGGAAAAATGAACAATTTTAGGgagaaatgttataataacagTGGTATGATGGCAAGTGGGGAAGCGAATGTGAACCTTACCTGTTCACAGATCTGTGATAATCTTTCGCGGCCCTCTGCCAGTCGAGGTATAATGAAGTCGCACACATCTTGACTCGACATAAAGTTCCATATACCGTCGCACGCCAATACCATAAACTGGTCCTTAGCCGGGTCTACTGTGAGGGTTTTGACGTCCGGCAGAGCAGTCACCATCTGTTCTTTAGCATCCAATTCTTTGTTCTGTTTGTACGAGTGATCGCCGATGGCACGTGATAAGTTAAGACCTCCGTTTATACGACCGTCATAGGAAACTTTGCCACCGGCCTTAATGATTCTGTCAAGTTCTGGGGCATCTTCCGGTTTGTGATCTATAGACATGTCTATGGCTTTTCCTTCTCTGCATATAATGCAACGGGAATCACCTGCGTTAGCCACGTATAGTTCGTTTCCTAagagcaaaaaaaattaccgagattaatttttttaaattaactacaaCACCAATCATCTGATGCACATGTTCAGATATCATCAgattgttaaagaaaaaaatatatacctcTTAGTAGAGCAACAATAGCAGTGCAACCACTATCATTGCCTGGTTCCTCAGACATGTTTATATCTTCATCACCTTCCTCATCACTGGATTCTGCTTCGTAATCTTCTTCATCTTCTTCTTCACACTCTTTAAAAggtagttatatttaaaccaaattgtttttatgtgaaaaactattaattaaatttagacaaGGTAAGTTGTTTTGGGTTACTCTGCACTTATTGGTGTTGtcaaatacatttatactATTGTTGTTTTTGACAACACCAATATAGTCACACAAGCATATCTGAACGGTACGAGAGGTGCTGATATTTTGATTATGATggtatataaaacctacttagacatagaaaattacatgaCAACTACAATACAAAGAGGATCTggaaattttttaacatcgACAGGAGGGAGCTAGTGAACTGTcgtaatttagtttaacttaaGCCAACTGGTTCAGATAGCCTTGTTGGTCTGTAGATCTATTCATTCACGGCATATTTCGACGCCTTTCCCCAAAGACGAACCAAAACCAACAactgaattttaaaagaaataatttgaagCTTCCATAATTTTGGCATAgtagtgaaatatatttataggttAACATGTAGCGTTATACATTTTTACGTAACGAGTGATATTTACCCTCCGATGATTCCTCAACACCATTAACATTGTCGTCATCAGATGAACAGATTTCTCCACCCTCGAAGGTTTCGTCGTTGGAGTCGCTCTCGTCGTCATCTTCTTCAGGCACTTGACGTAAGATGGACTCGTATACAGCCGCGGCCGCTCTGCGTATCTTCGATTTTTTCGGTCTCCCGGGAACTTCCTTGCCGGAACTTGACACAGGCGATGATTTATCTACACAAAAAAGTGGCAgttgatttgaaataaaaaaaaaacataagttatAACATGAAAGGGAAAATATGATGTATCatacagaatttaaaaaaatgaataaaaacccTTCATTTATCTATGACTTCACAGGTACAAAATTTGtctttgaatacattttaaatatactttaaaagaattaaaaagaaaaccacTTTACCATTGGCTTTGCCAGTTTTGACAGGTGTCACTGAGCCATTAGACGAAGTGATATTACTATCTTCACCATCTATCTGTTTTGAGCCTGTCACCTCCCCATTACAATTTTCAGTGGTGACAACATTACAACCATTTGTAGAGCTCTTTACATCCTCACTTTGTTCAGGCTGGTCGGGTTGGCAATTATCTTCAGAGCTGTCTGGTGCTGGTAAAATTGgtttgttaacattttctttgacTTTCTCGGGTTCACTTGTCGAAACCTAGAATGTGATATTGAATTTAGGCAACATATTACatagtaaacatttaaaatttttgtaaaagtttctATTTTCAGTTTTAAGTGCATGATAAGTTTAGGCTAAATatgggccaatgtgcaaattgacaacttttcaggagaggctcttAAAGTtgcaaccatataggaaaataggccAGATTTGCCCTTTTTcttcagaaaaaaatatcatttacacctttaaatgtgtattttgttttgtgcatgttgttaactaagaggtagcttttaacacaaataagtaaaaatcatcaattttctattttggaCCTTATACACAGAACCCATCAATATGTATGAAATGAAAGTAACTATACCTCTCCATTCAAATCTTTGTCAACTTCGTTCGAATTTGTTGATGAAACTCCTCCAGAGTCCTCCTCGGCATTCTTCTTTTCATTGTCTGTTAAACCATTTTTGCTAGAGGATGTTGCATCACAAGTTTGTTCTAAGCTAGAACCCGCCACATGCCCCGAGCTTGAACTTGATGCTGTTGAAGGAAAATGCTTAgttaaatatctaaaaatcaataattatgtttacgTAACGCAAGTTTCATATGATCtaactaaaatattgtaagtttaatacttacaatattttagttaGATGCAAAAGCAAAATATACCAGAGACAACCAAAATCTTAATCCTTACTTTTTATGTTCAAATAATGGCAGATAATATAGTTACAGCAGGTTACCTGATGCCCCGGATTCCTCTGTATTCTTTTTAGCTCTCAAGCATGGTGACAGCGGAGTAGTTGTGTCACCAAGTCTTGCTCGGTGAAGTGAAGTTAATTTATTCTCATATTTAGCCAACACTTCCtgcattaaaataagtataatgaAGTTTCAAGGGACAATAGTAGCAACTGTGATAGTAGATcatataagaattttttcagTATGTACAAAAGTTAACTTGCTATatgataatttatacattagaCTTAAGAGTAAGTTACAGtatataagaaattttataatgtatgtaatagttaaatttatcCTTGCCATTAACCTTGaagagaaataataaatgcaattttagCAATCACTAGATAACTGGAAGAAAAATGACACAAAACAATTTTgcataattttgacataaatcTAATTAAAGTATTGACTTGTCTATATGAATACAAAGTAAGATCGttactagaaataaattaaaataacaaatatttcattcaATCCTAAATACAATTTCCTATCCTAATACTTAGCTTTGAAATATAGATTATCAGATATTTAGACAATTAAGCAAGTTATAATTGTCTTCATATCTAAAAATTTGACACATTGAATTGCTTTATCAACAGCAAAGTAATGTGGGTGTATATTGACATAAAACCGAACCGAGAAAATTGATTCAGCTCTGTAGTCAATATTCTACTTTGTTGTTCAGTAATGCGAGCTTAATAATTCACCTGTAAAGGTAGGTGTGCCTCttgatataaattactaaCATTTTCATCTTCAGAATCTTCAATGTCACTTGTGCCCGGAGGATTTATTTCACCTACCAAACAAAgataagttattaatataatcatATGATGTCTTTACCAAACATGATAATAAACCtgaataataaacttttttacctGCAAGTTCCTTCAATATATCCATAACCTCTTTTGTGACAATTGTTGCATCGAATCCCAAAAAAGCATCTGTTAAAGCATTCACTAGGTCCCCGTTCTTGTATGCATCtgtctttttaatatattctggCAAATTTTGTGAACAATATGTAGCCACCTCGGCGCCGCCGTGACCGTCGTATACAGCAAAGAAAGATGTATCAGCATCATAATCTAAGATTGTATTGTGTGCATCCTAGAAAGTTATGAATAATAGCTGTAATAATCTTGTATTAAGAATTACGGCAGTATATACTTTGCTGCAATGTTTCTCCGTGGGTGTCACACTAtacatctatgacaaaatacttgtgtgtgaaatgaaaaatacagCCAACAATTAGcgcttctgtttttttttaaactatgttaAGGAGATAGAACATTGTGTTATTTGTACAAAAGTAACTGGTGAATAAGTGAGCCGAAAATTTTTAACCATATAATTATCAAACAAACCATACCTCTTGGTTGACACGCCATCCTTGCATGGAGCTTGCACCGCACTCTAGTTTGCCATTCGACTCATCGCTGGACATTTTTTCAGTAACTGGTTCAGATAAATAGGCACCCATTATGATCAACTAAAGATGTGTACATGAAATATGACCAAAAAATAACTGACGCGCGAATTTCCCAAAAAATCGCGCAGGCGGCAAGCAAGCCGTCCAACCAcagataacaaaacaaaactgaaacagactaaatataatttacacaaaacttctgaataaaacataatataatacgtttataacataatgtaatgattttggtcaatattattaaccacgtaatgcaatttaaataacgtttaatcctaaaaaatagtttaattcttaattttatataagcagtaattttatttgaatcatAAGCAGATCTCGGGTGTTTGGATAGTTAAATATCTGCAGCACTAATATACCACCATCCACTAGTAGCTGAAAACGCCACTTattaaagatttgtttttagacCTACAAACGAAcctgaaatttaatttacattacgaaataattatagaaatagTGAAATAACCGCTCAACGGTTACGGATATACTCAGAATCATTTAATACATTAGTTAGGAAGAGAGTCGCTTAATGTTCATTTAGTAtcagaaatctacactaagggtcCGCTTACTAACTTTAATGTATGGAAGTTAATTGATCCGTAGGACCGCGTCCGCTGGCATATGTTAAAAGTCAAAAGGATGTACGAAGAGTTAGTGACAGTGTTATTCGGGGACGTCCCAGAAAAAGATTAGTGACCAAATCTCTCACACCCATTATCTGGACACGGGTGATATTTATCTCTgaaattaagttctttttgTTGAAAAAGTACTTATGCTCCAAGCGCTGTTGGCCGTTTATCTTGAGGGAATGAGTTTGTAAATCATATCAGGTGTGCAGAAACTTAGCAGTGACGGACTATATAAACAGTGATTTACAGTTCAAATAACTGGAAATATACAAAACCTTCCTTATTTGTAGTTGAAAGTCTGTTGTTgaagtttgaattaaaataaaatacataatttttcattttctaagttttttataggtattaaaaactaagaactaagtttgaaatttttagttCGCTATAAATTACGTAGACTTGCATTTTATAACGATACCGAGATGCAAATGTAAAGTCCCATCTTAACATTAAGAAATACTACAATGTATAATTAAGTGATAATTTTACTGTTCAAATAATATGTTTGACTACAAAGATAAAATCTTACCGTTTGTATAAATGCaaagataatttttgtttaaataatatgaaagagtacacaataatatatttcatcaTAACTTGTTCTAGTCCTTATATAGCTC is part of the Papilio machaon chromosome 4, ilPapMach1.1, whole genome shotgun sequence genome and encodes:
- the LOC106720168 gene encoding probable protein phosphatase CG10417 isoform X1, whose product is MGAYLSEPVTEKMSSDESNGKLECGASSMQGWRVNQEDAHNTILDYDADTSFFAVYDGHGGAEVATYCSQNLPEYIKKTDAYKNGDLVNALTDAFLGFDATIVTKEVMDILKELAGEINPPGTSDIEDSEDENVSNLYQEAHLPLQEVLAKYENKLTSLHRARLGDTTTPLSPCLRAKKNTEESGASASSSSSGHVAGSSLEQTCDATSSSKNGLTDNEKKNAEEDSGGVSSTNSNEVDKDLNGEVSTSEPEKVKENVNKPILPAPDSSEDNCQPDQPEQSEDVKSSTNGCNVVTTENCNGEVTGSKQIDGEDSNITSSNGSVTPVKTGKANDKSSPVSSSGKEVPGRPKKSKIRRAAAAVYESILRQVPEEDDDESDSNDETFEGGEICSSDDDNVNGVEESSEECEEEDEEDYEAESSDEEGDEDINMSEEPGNDSGCTAIVALLRGNELYVANAGDSRCIICREGKAIDMSIDHKPEDAPELDRIIKAGGKVSYDGRINGGLNLSRAIGDHSYKQNKELDAKEQMVTALPDVKTLTVDPAKDQFMVLACDGIWNFMSSQDVCDFIIPRLAEGRERLSQICEQMFDHCLAPTTMGDGTGCDNMTAIIVRFKDGLIADVGQHTSNTECPKKRTADCEPCNENQQDNKRQKLDDSLSSSVVTSSV
- the LOC106720168 gene encoding probable protein phosphatase CG10417 isoform X2, which gives rise to MGAYLSEPVTEKMSSDESNGKLECGASSMQGWRVNQEDAHNTILDYDADTSFFAVYDGHGGAEVATYCSQNLPEYIKKTDAYKNGDLVNALTDAFLGFDATIVTKEVMDILKELAGEINPPGTSDIEDSEDENEVLAKYENKLTSLHRARLGDTTTPLSPCLRAKKNTEESGASASSSSSGHVAGSSLEQTCDATSSSKNGLTDNEKKNAEEDSGGVSSTNSNEVDKDLNGEVSTSEPEKVKENVNKPILPAPDSSEDNCQPDQPEQSEDVKSSTNGCNVVTTENCNGEVTGSKQIDGEDSNITSSNGSVTPVKTGKANDKSSPVSSSGKEVPGRPKKSKIRRAAAAVYESILRQVPEEDDDESDSNDETFEGGEICSSDDDNVNGVEESSEECEEEDEEDYEAESSDEEGDEDINMSEEPGNDSGCTAIVALLRGNELYVANAGDSRCIICREGKAIDMSIDHKPEDAPELDRIIKAGGKVSYDGRINGGLNLSRAIGDHSYKQNKELDAKEQMVTALPDVKTLTVDPAKDQFMVLACDGIWNFMSSQDVCDFIIPRLAEGRERLSQICEQMFDHCLAPTTMGDGTGCDNMTAIIVRFKDGLIADVGQHTSNTECPKKRTADCEPCNENQQDNKRQKLDDSLSSSVVTSSV